The Chryseobacterium oranimense genome contains the following window.
TGGATGAGCCTTTTGCGGGAGTAGACCCTATTGCGGTAGAAGATATTCAGAAAATTGTAAGAAGCCTCGTAGACAAAAATATCGGAATTCTGATCACGGATCACAATGTACAGCAAACCTTAGCAATTACGAATAAAACATACATTATGTTTGAAGGAAATATCCTGAAAGAAGGGCTTCCGGAAGATCTGGCCAATGATCCTCAGGTAAGAGAAGCTTATCTGGGTGAAAACTTTGTCTACCAGAGTATTTTAGACAAACCGAAAAAGAAAAAGTATATCTATAACATCTGGGCAGGTAATTTTGACTCAAAATCACAGTTTCAGGGGTTTACAGATGAAAATTTCAGTCAGTTTGATGATTTGAGGCTGATGTACGGTTTCGAAGATATTAGTTTTGCATCGCTTGCCAATTCTGAAATTGAGCATATTTTCAATGAGGTAGTGGACAAAAATGCTAATAATTCATTTATCTTTCAAAGAAAAGAACTGACCACGCAGTACACCCTGGAACAGGCAGAAGCTGAATCCAAAGCAGCAAGCAAACCTGAACTGCATTACCTGACAACCTATTTTTACGAGGGATAAAAAAGCATATCTGTTACAAAGTATTTGCTGAAAAATAGAATAAAACGTACCTTTTCTCTCTGAAACGGTACGTTTTTTAGTTAAAATAACTTCTATGGCAAAACCTTTTAACAGAACAGTCACTTTATTCGGGATCTATAAACAGCTTGTTCCATTTATAAAACCTTACCGTTTAATGATTTACGGAACATTGTTTCTGACTTTTTTAGGGGCTCTTGCGGCACAGGTCAATCCAATTGTCTTAAAATATACGGTAGATGAGGTCACCAAACTTACCCATCTTCCACATCCTATGTCTGAGGGCGTTCATATTCTGATCGTCATTTCTATCATTTTGCTGGGAAAAGAACTGCTTAATATTTTTATCAATTTCGGACAGAAATTTTATGGTGAAAAAATAAGGATCAATGTAAGTTCCGTTCTGGCGCAGTCCGCTATTGACAAAATCCTGATGTACAGGGTTGCTTATTTCAATGATGAAAATCATGAATCCGGAAAGCTGCAAATCAGGATAGACCGTGGGATTGAAAGCCTGACAAAACTGGTGCAGAATTTTTTCATCGATATACTGCCGCTTTTTTCCAATGCCATTATCGCCCTCATCATTATGTACATGCAGAATGTGTATGTAGGGATGGTTTCTACGATTATTGTTCCCATCTACTTTTATATCAGTTCATTACAGGCGAAAAAGCTCGGAGGGGTACGCCGCCAGCTTAGAAATCAACGGGAAAGAAAGACTTCCGGACTTTTGAACCTGATTAATTCCATTATGGTAATTAAAAGTTTTGTCCGTGAAAAATTTGAAGGAAAAAAACAGTATGATTTGCAGATGGAACTGATGGAAAGTCAGATGTTCACGAGAAAAACCAACTTCATCTATGATGGCTTAAAAACTTTTATAGAACAGTTTGGGGTGGTTTTAATCATTCTTCTAACGGTTTATCTGGTGCTCGATCAGCAGATGACAATTGGAGCAATTATGCTTCATATAATGCTTTTTAACAATATTTCGGCTCCCATCCGCCAGCTGCACAGGATTTACGATGATATGAATGATGCCATGATCTATGCGGAAGGCTATTTTGAAATCCTTAATGCCGATGATGAGAAAGAACCGAACGGAACCTTTGTGGAAAAGGAGATCAAGGGTAATTTTGAATTAAAAAATGTAGATTTCAGTTACCCAAACGGAACCCAGGCTTTACATAATGTTTCCATGAAGATAGAGAATGGGAAAACCACGGCATTGGTAGGATTAAGTGGGGCCGGAAAGTCTACGGTCATTAACCTTTTGTGTAAATTTTATCTTCCCGATTCAGGAGAAATCCTGCTGGACGGAGTCAATTTAGATGAATATGACAATACTTTTCTGAGAGACGATTTAGGATTGGTGCTTCAGAAGAACCATATTTTTCAGGGAAGTATTGAGGACAATATCCGTTATGGTGATATGAACGCCAGCTTTGAGGAAATTCAGGAAGCTTCAAAAAAAGCATACCTGCATGACCAGATCCTTGATCTTCCGGATGGTTATCAGCATGATGCCACCCAGCTTTCAGGAGGACAGCAGCAGAGAATTGCCATTGCCAGGTTGTTCCTGAAAAATCCACCGATTATTTTCCTGGATGAGCCAACTGCCAGTCTGGATGCCATTGCTACCGAACAGATTAAAAACTCCCTGGATGCTATCAAAGAAGGGCGTACTGTGGTTATTATTTCTCATTCACTGTCACAGATCCTTGATTCTGATACTATTTATGTGATGAAAAAAGGAAGAGTTGTGGAAAGCGGAACCCATGATGAGCTGGTTCAGCTGAATGGAACCTACCGTGAGATCTTTGATGCTTCTGCCAGAAGTTTAAATCTGGATAAACTGGTAAGTACTTTTAAAGATAACTAATGATCTTTTTGTATTGATTTTAATAAGAGAATTGTTTTATTTCCCGCAGATCTCACAGATTTCACAAATCTTATTTTTCATATAAATCTGCCAAATCTGCTCAATCTGCGAGAGAATATTGCAGTATCATCTTAAAGTTTCTCCACATAAGATTAATGCAAAGTTTTATCATAAATCTAATCAAAAGCACTCATAATAAAACTTTGCATTAAAAAGATGAAGTTACTGTGCCTTCTCAGCAACCTGATAAGTCCCCACATCCGCTCCAAAAGCAATATTGATTCTGTTATAACTGTTGATTGCAATCACAGCCATAGTGAGATCCAGCATTTCAGTTTCGGAAAAATGTTGGGTGACTTCAGAATAGATTTCATCGGAAACCTCTTTCCCGTTTAGAGATGTTAGGGTTTCTGCCCATAGCAATCCGGCCTTTTCCCTGTCTGTGTAAAAAGAGCATTCTCTCCATGCGCTTACCAGAAATATTCGCTGCTCGGTTTCGCCTTTGGCTCTTAATTCTTTGGAGTGCATATCCAGGCAGAAAGCACATCCGTTCATCTGGGAAACCCGGAAATACAGAAGTTCCAGAAATGAAGTGTTCAGTGATGAATGCTGTAGCTGGGATCCCATATGATGAAGGGCGTTTACAGCTTTGTTTCCCATTGCAAATGCATTAATTCTTTGTGACATAATAAATTGTTTTTGATTAATTATATGACAAATGTAGACTGCAATTTTCCGGAATTTTTTTACATATGATAAAAAACTATTTTTGTGCCCGGATTCTGCTTAGAGAAACCTGAGTGATCCCGATATAATCTGCCAGATCTCCCAGACTGATGCGCTGGATAAGGTCAGGCCTTTCTTTCAGAAAATTATTATATCGCTTTTTGCCTTCATCTTCAAGCATTTCACTGATTCTCCCCATCATATTGACAGGAGCTTTTCGGTACAGTTTACTGAAGAGAGTTTCTGCGCTATGGTATTTTTTACATACATCTTCAATAATATTTTTATGGATGCGGAGAACTTCACAGGTTTCAAGTGCAACGATCATATATTTTGAAGGATTACCCGTTAAAAAAC
Protein-coding sequences here:
- a CDS encoding carboxymuconolactone decarboxylase family protein, coding for MSQRINAFAMGNKAVNALHHMGSQLQHSSLNTSFLELLYFRVSQMNGCAFCLDMHSKELRAKGETEQRIFLVSAWRECSFYTDREKAGLLWAETLTSLNGKEVSDEIYSEVTQHFSETEMLDLTMAVIAINSYNRINIAFGADVGTYQVAEKAQ
- a CDS encoding Crp/Fnr family transcriptional regulator, which gives rise to MNPTSFIRTIESISKPEQPVMDVLVSNLELKTYRKGDFLLKGDETCRYFYFLEKGLVKLFFDNGDKDFIMTFFSENSFFTELSGFLTGNPSKYMIVALETCEVLRIHKNIIEDVCKKYHSAETLFSKLYRKAPVNMMGRISEMLEDEGKKRYNNFLKERPDLIQRISLGDLADYIGITQVSLSRIRAQK
- a CDS encoding ABC transporter ATP-binding protein translates to MIYGTLFLTFLGALAAQVNPIVLKYTVDEVTKLTHLPHPMSEGVHILIVISIILLGKELLNIFINFGQKFYGEKIRINVSSVLAQSAIDKILMYRVAYFNDENHESGKLQIRIDRGIESLTKLVQNFFIDILPLFSNAIIALIIMYMQNVYVGMVSTIIVPIYFYISSLQAKKLGGVRRQLRNQRERKTSGLLNLINSIMVIKSFVREKFEGKKQYDLQMELMESQMFTRKTNFIYDGLKTFIEQFGVVLIILLTVYLVLDQQMTIGAIMLHIMLFNNISAPIRQLHRIYDDMNDAMIYAEGYFEILNADDEKEPNGTFVEKEIKGNFELKNVDFSYPNGTQALHNVSMKIENGKTTALVGLSGAGKSTVINLLCKFYLPDSGEILLDGVNLDEYDNTFLRDDLGLVLQKNHIFQGSIEDNIRYGDMNASFEEIQEASKKAYLHDQILDLPDGYQHDATQLSGGQQQRIAIARLFLKNPPIIFLDEPTASLDAIATEQIKNSLDAIKEGRTVVIISHSLSQILDSDTIYVMKKGRVVESGTHDELVQLNGTYREIFDASARSLNLDKLVSTFKDN